From the Mangifera indica cultivar Alphonso chromosome 10, CATAS_Mindica_2.1, whole genome shotgun sequence genome, one window contains:
- the LOC123227156 gene encoding uncharacterized protein LOC123227156, with the protein MRTLASRLTTYLCRRRPGHVQSRNFSSHNAKDELAIEQEAERKVGWLLKLIFAGTATFVGYQIFPYMGDNLVQQSVSLLKVKDPLFKRMGASRLARFAIDDERRMKIVEIGGAQELVNMLAEARDDRTRKEAFKALAALSGSDEAVGALHHAGAMSIIKSTPQSFEDTEIEKYKSSLLKRFQDLRYDIPS; encoded by the exons ATGCGCACGTTAGCATCCCGGCTCACCACT TATCTGTGTAGAAGAAGACCCGGGCATGTTCAATCTCGTAACTTCTCATCGCACAATGCGAAAG ATGAGCTCGCTATTGAACAAGAAGCTGAAAGAAAGGTAGGGTGGTTATTGAAGTTGATCTTTGCTGGGACTGCAACTTTCGTTGGTTATCAGATTTTTCCTTACATGG GGGATAATTTGGTGCAGCAATCTGTGTCTCTTTTGAAAGTCAAGGATCCCTTGTTTAAAAGAATGGGAGCTTCTAGGTTAGCCCGTTTTGCAATAGATG ATGAAAGGAGAATGAAAATAGTAGAGATTGGTGGAGCTCAGGAGCTTGTAAATATGTTGGCGGAGGCTAGAGACGATCGTACACGGAAAGAAGCATTTAAGGCTCTTGCTGCCCTTTCTGGCTCAG ATGAAGCAGTTGGAGCTTTACACCATGCTGGGGCAATGTCAATTATAAAGTCCACTCCACAATCCTTTGAGGATACAGAAATTGAGAAATACAAATCAAGCCTATTGAAGAGATTCCAAGATCTCAGATATGATATTCCATCCTGA
- the LOC123228389 gene encoding ribosome biogenesis protein NOP53 translates to MVSFRAQTRRRREEMGKKAKGSRKGKKAWRANISTEDIEDYFEKSTKDALSGGSLSQLPNESLFYVDKSKDLSVKRKIEKHREKVLRCDSVLQKNPFVQALPSSKSKQKKTKKKDKGIAKEKLVTQDIPKDNGGSDSGMVDIWSNEGEGDHKSKKVSKPSVIPAVEIEPAGCSFNPSFESHQESLAVAVAEEMQKIYQNELGPEPVPLTVAGKVIDEEDRYFLEVDNGSDDENVENSSKNEETGPENKYKKAKPVTQVELNKRAKRKELERKESEAKKVAGLSKQIDSLDDIIQEIAKEDEEKQKRHLRRVVAKQERLKARPPRLGKHKFEPAPTQVLLSEEITGSLRKLKGCCTLVKDRYKSLEKRGLVVPLKSKRK, encoded by the exons ATGGTCTCTTTTCGTGCGCAGACAAGGAGGAGAAGAGAGGAGATGGGGAAGAAAGCCAAAGGGtcgagaaagggaaagaaagcaTGGAGGGCAAACATAAGCACGGAGGATATAGAAGATTACTTTGAGAAATCAACTAAAGATGCTCTCTCTGGTGGCTCTCTTTCTCAGCTTCCAAACGAATCGCTTTTCTATGTTGACAAGTCCAAAG ATCTTTCTGTCAAGAGGAAGATTGAGAAACATAGAGAGAAGGTGCTGCGATGTGATAGTGTATTGCAAAAGAACCCCTTTGTTCAAGCATTGCCATCATCAAAGTCAAAGCAGAAGAAAAcgaagaaaaaagataaaggcATTGCAAAAGAAAAACTTGTGACACAAGATATCCCCAAG GACAATGGTGGCAGTGATTCTGGCATGGTTGACATATGGTCAAATGAAG GTGAAGGTGACCATAAATCAAAAAAG GTCTCTAAACCTTCAGTTATTCCAGCAGTAGAAATTGAACCTGCAGGGTGTTCATTCAATCCCTCATTTGAAAGTCAtcag GAATCATTGGCTGTTGCTGTTGCTGAAGAAATGCAGAAAATCTATCAAAATGAGTTGGGTCCTGAACCAGTTCCTTTAACTGTTGCAGGAAAAGTGATTGATGAAGAAGAT aGATACTTTCTTGAGGTGGATAATGGTAGTGATGATGAAAATGTGGAGAATTCAAGCAAAAATGAAGAAACTGGACCTGAGAACAA ATATAAAAAAGCAAAGCCAGTGACTCAAGTTGAGTTGAATAAGAGAGCTAAACGTAAAGAACTGGAGAGAAAAGAATCTGAAGCAAAAAAGGTGGCGGGACTTTCCAAACAAATTGACag TTTGGATGATATTATTCAAGAAATAGCCAAAGAGGATGAGGAGAAGCAGAAAAGACATCTGCGGCGAGTTGTAGCTAAGCAAGAAAGACTAAAGGCTCGTCCACCACGCTTGGGGAAGCACAA ATTTGAGCCAGCTCCTACTCAAGTCCTATTATCTGAAGAAATCACTGGATCCCTTAGAAAACTAAAG GGTTGTTGCACGCTTGTAAAGGATCGCTACAAAAGTCTGGAGAAGAGAGGATTAGTTGTGCCACTCAAGAGCAAAAG GAAATAG
- the LOC123228375 gene encoding uncharacterized protein LOC123228375 isoform X1, which translates to MVSREHKKAALHEKLQLLRSITNSHALNKTSIIVDASKYIAELKQKVERLNQDMENAQTSNVHHNPLPIQVTVENLEKGIFINVFSKKSCQGLLVFILEAFEELGLNVLEARVSCTETFSLQATGGKLCEENGESIDAQVVEQALLKAIRNWSGNADQDYP; encoded by the exons ATGGTTTCAAGGGAACACAAGAAAGCAGCACTGCATGAGAAGCTGCAACTTCTTCGTTCAATTACTAATTCTCATGCT CTCAACAAAACATCAATCATAGTAGATGCATCAAAGTACATTGCAGAGCTAAAACAGAAAGTGGAAAGACTCAATCAAGATATGGAAAATGCACAAACTTCAAATGTTCACCATAACCCTTTGCCTATT CAGGTTACAGTGGAAAACTTAGAAAagggtatttttataaatgtgtTTTCGAAGAAGAGTTGCCAAGGCCTACTTGTCTTCATATTAGAAGCCTTCGAAGAATTGGGTCTCAATGTACTGGAAGCTAGGGTTTCTTGTACTGAAACATTCAGTTTACAAGCAACTGGAGGAAAATTA TGTGAAGAAAATGGTGAAAGCATTGATGCTCAAGTGGTGGAACAAGCCTTATTGAAAGCTATTAGAAACTGGAGTGGAAATGCTGATCAAGATTACCCATGA
- the LOC123228375 gene encoding uncharacterized protein LOC123228375 isoform X2, whose product MVSREHKKAALHEKLQLLRSITNSHALNKTSIIVDASKYIAELKQKVERLNQDMENAQTSNVHHNPLPIVTVENLEKGIFINVFSKKSCQGLLVFILEAFEELGLNVLEARVSCTETFSLQATGGKLCEENGESIDAQVVEQALLKAIRNWSGNADQDYP is encoded by the exons ATGGTTTCAAGGGAACACAAGAAAGCAGCACTGCATGAGAAGCTGCAACTTCTTCGTTCAATTACTAATTCTCATGCT CTCAACAAAACATCAATCATAGTAGATGCATCAAAGTACATTGCAGAGCTAAAACAGAAAGTGGAAAGACTCAATCAAGATATGGAAAATGCACAAACTTCAAATGTTCACCATAACCCTTTGCCTATT GTTACAGTGGAAAACTTAGAAAagggtatttttataaatgtgtTTTCGAAGAAGAGTTGCCAAGGCCTACTTGTCTTCATATTAGAAGCCTTCGAAGAATTGGGTCTCAATGTACTGGAAGCTAGGGTTTCTTGTACTGAAACATTCAGTTTACAAGCAACTGGAGGAAAATTA TGTGAAGAAAATGGTGAAAGCATTGATGCTCAAGTGGTGGAACAAGCCTTATTGAAAGCTATTAGAAACTGGAGTGGAAATGCTGATCAAGATTACCCATGA
- the LOC123227846 gene encoding protein NUCLEAR FUSION DEFECTIVE 4-like — translation MGNPLRFKQYSLSWLILGSITLLQAMSGTRFIYSVGSNLMKQHYGITRVQINNLIVASQRGKVLGCFPTAAKEHLPEWMIVVIGLMFGSVGYDVQYLSISANYPSLSSWQILFFNVLAGNSICWINAYCDLIAAKNFKHTQDDVTELASIYSGLTVKVYSSLVKGIQGRKLVSHDSTRLYLLLSCLAPAAVGLAIVVLNCVIEVGEYKEAKLVPFAFVIVIATGVYAFVENISQPFTQMSPQLRAVNLMVVVILPLVVALMIAAKHIPLAKWDAQDTVEGITTTVENQEKVVTDKMDVEAKDNNGLKEPVKSVDFWLFYMINMCGVTLGMGNIDNLETSIDDADNEFNALSVLLAYQQQQDVSTYQHRHYCNWSRSHNRHRCIFNVRVLQQQLLFSC, via the exons ATGGGCAACCCATTAAGGTTTAAACAGTATTCATTATCATGGCTCATTTTGGGAAGCATTACTTTGCTACAAGCCATGAGTGGAACTCGTTTCATTTACTCAGTAGGCTCAAACCTAATGAAACAACATTATGGAATCACCAGAGTGCAGATTAACAATCTTATTGTGGCTTCACAAAGAGGAAAGGTCTTGGGATGCTTTCCAACTGCTGCCAAAGAGCATCTTCCTGAATGGATGATCGTAGTAATTGGATTGATGTTTGGTTCAGTTGGATATGATGTGCAGTACCTGTCCATATCCGCAAACTATCCCTCTCTATCTTCCTGGCAAATCTTGTTTTTCAATGTTCTTGCAGGAAATAGCATTTGTTGGATTAACGCATACTGTGATTTGATAGCTGCTAAAAACTTCAAGCACACGCAAGACGATGTTACTGAACTAGCATCAATATATTCAGGGCTGACTGTAAAGGTATATAGTTCTTTAGTTAAAGGAATTCAAGGGAGAAAATTGGTTTCTCATGATTCTACCAGGCTCTATCTCCTGTTGAGTTGCCTTGCCCCAGCCGCAGTGGGGTTAGCCATAGTAGTGTTAAACTGTGTAATTGAGGTGGGAGAATATAAAGAAGCAAAACTGGTTCCCTTTGCGTTTGTGATTGTTATAGCAACTGGGGTCTACGcttttgttgaaaatatttcaCAACCTTTTACACAAATGTCACCGCAATTAAGAGCAGTGAACTTAATGGTGGTGGTAATATTACCACTTGTAGTGGCATTGATGATAGCTGCAAAGCATATCCCTTTAGCAAAATGGGACGCTCAGGACACAGTGGAAGGAATCACAACCACTGTTGAAAATCAAGAAAAGGTTGTCACTGATAAAATGGATGTGGAGGCAAAAGATAATAATGGGTTAAAGGAGCCAGTGAAGAGTGTGGATTTCTGGTTGTTTTACATGATAAATATGTGTGGGGTTACGCTGGGAATG GGAAACATCGATAATCTCGAAACCAGCATTGACGATGCTGATAATGAGTTTAATGCCTTAAGCGTTCTTCTTGCTTATCAGCAGCAGCAGGATGTGTCTACATATCAGCACAGGCATTATTGCAACTGGTCTCGGAGCCATAACCGCCATCGTTGCATCTTCAACGTCAGAGTTCTTCAGCAGCAGCTCCTATTCTCTTGTTAA
- the LOC123227058 gene encoding peroxidase P7-like, protein MASQGLLGLLFLVLFVLSIGTTIGANSQLSPDYYQSTCPDALSIVQQEVAAAIQNETRMGASLLRLHFHDCFVNGCDASILLDDNATFVGEKTAGANNNSVRGFDVVDNIKAKLEQACPGVVSCADILAIAARDSVVYLGGPSWNVRLGRRDSTSASRDAANAFIPAPRFNLSALISSFSAQNLSVKDLVTLSGAHTIGLARCTNFRAHIYNDTDIDSSFADSLQKICPFTGNDDVLANLDYQTPTCFDNFYYKNLLNKKGLLHSDQELYNGNSSTDSLVQKYATNNNVFFQDFAKAMIKMGNINPLTGSAGEIRNNCRKANMYYV, encoded by the exons ATGGCTTCTCAGGGCTTGCTGGGCTTGCTCTTTCTTGTCCTTTTTGTCCTTAGTATCGGCACAACAATTGGAGCAAATAGCCAACTCTCCCCAGATTACTACCAGTCCACATGCCCAGATGCATTATCAATTGTGCAGCAAGAAGTTGCTGCTGCAATACAGAATGAAACTCGAATGGGAGCCTCTTTACTTCGATTGCATTTCCATGATTGCTTTGTTAAT GGCTGCGATGCATCGATCTTGCTGGATGACAACGCTACCTTTGTAGGAGAAAAAACAGCTGGAGCAAATAATAACTCAGTTAGAGGTTTTGATGTCGTTGATAATATTAAAGCTAAACTTGAGCAGGCTTGTCCTGGAGTGGTGTCTTGTGCTGATATTCTTGCCATTGCAGCCAGGGACTCGGTTGTTTAT CTGGGGGGTCCTTCATGGAACGTTAGATTGGGAAGAAGAGATTCAACCAGTGCTAGTAGAGATGCTGCAAACGCCTTTATTCCTGCACCTCGTTTCAATCTAAGTGCTCTCATATCAAGCTTCTCTGCACAGAATCTCTCAGTAAAGGACTTGGTAACCCTTTCCG GCGCTCACACAATAGGCCTGGCGAGGTGCACAAATTTTAGGGCACACATCTACAATGATACAGATATTGACTCCTCTTTTGCAGATTCATTGCAGAAAATATGCCCATTTACCGGAAACGATGATGTTTTAGCCAATCTTGACTACCAAACACCAAcctgttttgataatttttattacaagaaTTTGCTGAACAAGAAAGGCCTTCTTCATTCAGACCAGGAGCTCTATAATGGCAACAGTTCTACCGATTCTCTAGTACAAAAATATGCCACAAACAATAATGTATTTTTCCAGGATTTTGCCAAGGCTATGATCAAGATGGGAAACATCAATCCTCTTACAGGAAGTGCAGGAGAAATCAGGAACAATTGCAGAAAAGCCAATATGTATTATGTGTAA